From a single Ciconia boyciana chromosome 6, ASM3463844v1, whole genome shotgun sequence genomic region:
- the RAPSN gene encoding 43 kDa receptor-associated protein of the synapse isoform X1, translating to MSASACGSVMKTLNCLFSLACKRIPKQFAVVQIDTARELEDPDYLTESYLNLARSNEKLCEFQKTISYCKTCLNMQGTTVSLQLNGQVSLSMGNAFLGLSIFQKALECFEKALRYAHNNDDKMLECRVCCSLGNFYAQIKDYEKALFFPCKAAELVNDYGKGWSLKYRAMSQYHMAVAYRKLGRLADAMDCCEESMKIALQHGDRPLQALCLLCFADIHRSRKDVQTAFPRYDSSMSIMTEIGNRLGLIQVLLGVTKCWMIQKELDKALESIEKAQELAEGLGNKLGLLKLHCLCERIYRTKGQQQELRDHVVKFHECVEEMELYCGMCGESIGEKNNQLQALPCSHFFHLKCLQTNGTRGCPNCRRLSVKPGYV from the exons TTTGCAGTGGTACAGATTGACACAGCACGGGAGCTGGAAGACCCGGATTACCTTACAGAGAGCTACCTAAACCTGGCTCGCAGCAATGAGAAACTCTGTGAATTCCAGAAAACAATCTCTTACTGTAAGACGTGCCTGAACATGCAGGGTACCACTGTGAGCCTGCAGCTGAATGGCCAGGTGAGCCTCAGCATGGGCAATGCGTTCTTGGGCCTCAGCATTTTCCAGAAGGCTTTGGAGTGCTTTGAGAAAGCTTTACGCTATGCACACAACAACGATGACAAGATGCTGGAGTGTCGAGTCTGCTGCAGCCTCGGGAACTTCTATGCCCAGATAAAG GACTATGAGAAAGCCTTGTTCTTCCCATGTAAAGCAGCTGAGCTGGTGAATGATTATGGAAAGGGCTGGAGCTTGAAGTACCGTGCAATGAGCCAGTATCACATGGCAGTGGCCTATCGGAAGTTGGGGCGCTTGGCAGATGCTATGGACTGCTGTGAG GAGTCCATGAAGATTGCCCTGCAGCATGGTGACCGGCCTCTGCAAGCACTGtgtctgctgtgctttgcagataTCCATCGCAGTCGCAAAGATGTGCAG ACAGCCTTTCCTCGGTATGATTCCTCCATGAGCATCATGACAGAGATTGGAAACCGTCTGGGCCTGATCCAGGTGCTGCTAGGAGTGACTAAGTGCTGGATGATCCAGAAGGAGCTGGACAAG GCTCTGGAAAGCATTGAAAAagcacaggagctggcagagggacTAGGGAACAAG CTTGGCCTGCTGAAGCTCCACTGCCTGTGTGAAAGGATCTATCGCACAAAGGGTCAGCAGCAAGAATTGCGTGACCATGTAGTGAAGTTCCATGAATGCGTGGAGGAGATGGAGCTGTACTGTGGCATGTGTGGAGAGTCCATTGGGGAGAAGAACAACCAGCTCCAGGCGCTGCCTTGCTCCCACTTCTTCCACTTAAA GTGCCTCCAGACCAACGGGACCCGGGGCTGCCCCAACTGCCGCCGCTTGTCGGTGAAGCCCGGCTACGTCTGA
- the RAPSN gene encoding 43 kDa receptor-associated protein of the synapse isoform X2 has protein sequence MSASACGSVMKTLNCLFSLACKRIPKQFAVVQIDTARELEDPDYLTESYLNLARSNEKLCEFQKTISYCKTCLNMQGTTVSLQLNGQVSLSMGNAFLGLSIFQKALECFEKALRYAHNNDDKMLECRVCCSLGNFYAQIKDYEKALFFPCKAAELVNDYGKGWSLKYRAMSQYHMAVAYRKLGRLADAMDCCEESMKIALQHGDRPLQALCLLCFADIHRSRKDVQTAFPRYDSSMSIMTEIGNRLGLIQVLLGVTKCWMIQKELDKLGLLKLHCLCERIYRTKGQQQELRDHVVKFHECVEEMELYCGMCGESIGEKNNQLQALPCSHFFHLKCLQTNGTRGCPNCRRLSVKPGYV, from the exons TTTGCAGTGGTACAGATTGACACAGCACGGGAGCTGGAAGACCCGGATTACCTTACAGAGAGCTACCTAAACCTGGCTCGCAGCAATGAGAAACTCTGTGAATTCCAGAAAACAATCTCTTACTGTAAGACGTGCCTGAACATGCAGGGTACCACTGTGAGCCTGCAGCTGAATGGCCAGGTGAGCCTCAGCATGGGCAATGCGTTCTTGGGCCTCAGCATTTTCCAGAAGGCTTTGGAGTGCTTTGAGAAAGCTTTACGCTATGCACACAACAACGATGACAAGATGCTGGAGTGTCGAGTCTGCTGCAGCCTCGGGAACTTCTATGCCCAGATAAAG GACTATGAGAAAGCCTTGTTCTTCCCATGTAAAGCAGCTGAGCTGGTGAATGATTATGGAAAGGGCTGGAGCTTGAAGTACCGTGCAATGAGCCAGTATCACATGGCAGTGGCCTATCGGAAGTTGGGGCGCTTGGCAGATGCTATGGACTGCTGTGAG GAGTCCATGAAGATTGCCCTGCAGCATGGTGACCGGCCTCTGCAAGCACTGtgtctgctgtgctttgcagataTCCATCGCAGTCGCAAAGATGTGCAG ACAGCCTTTCCTCGGTATGATTCCTCCATGAGCATCATGACAGAGATTGGAAACCGTCTGGGCCTGATCCAGGTGCTGCTAGGAGTGACTAAGTGCTGGATGATCCAGAAGGAGCTGGACAAG CTTGGCCTGCTGAAGCTCCACTGCCTGTGTGAAAGGATCTATCGCACAAAGGGTCAGCAGCAAGAATTGCGTGACCATGTAGTGAAGTTCCATGAATGCGTGGAGGAGATGGAGCTGTACTGTGGCATGTGTGGAGAGTCCATTGGGGAGAAGAACAACCAGCTCCAGGCGCTGCCTTGCTCCCACTTCTTCCACTTAAA GTGCCTCCAGACCAACGGGACCCGGGGCTGCCCCAACTGCCGCCGCTTGTCGGTGAAGCCCGGCTACGTCTGA
- the PSMC3 gene encoding 26S proteasome regulatory subunit 6A isoform X2 — translation MASVWDESEDGVGEEVLKMSTEEIVQRTRLLDSEIKIMKSEVLRVTHELQAMKDKIKENSEKIKVNKTLPYLVSNVIELLDVDPNDQEEDGANIDLDSQRKGKCAVIKTSTRQTYFLPVIGLVDAEKLKPGDLVGVNKDSYLILETLPTEYDSRVKAMEVDERPTEQYSDIGGLDKQIQELVEAIVLPMNHKEKFENLGIQPPKGVLMYGPPGTGKTLLARACAAQTKATFLKLAGPQLVQMFIGDGAKLVRDAFALAKEKAPSIIFIDELDAIGTKRFDSEKAGDREVQRTMLELLNQLDGFQPNTQVKVIAATNRVDILDPALLRSGRLDRKIEFPMPNEEARARIMQIHSRKMNVSPDVNYEELARCTDDFNGAQCKAVCVEAGMIALRRGATELTHEDYMEGILEVQAKKKANLQYYA, via the exons ATGGCGTCGGTGTGGGATGAGTCCGag GATGGCGTCGGCGAGGAGGTGCTGAAGATGTCCACGGAGGAGATCGTGCAGCGCACGCGCCTCCTCGACAGCGAGATCAAG ATCATGAAGAGTGAAGTACTGAGAGTGACCCATGAGCTTCAGGCCATGAAAGATAAGATCAAAGAGAACAGTGAGAAGATCAAAGTGAACAAAACCCTGCCGTACCTTGTCTCTAACGTTATTGAG CTGCTGGATGTTGACCCCAATGaccaggaggaggatggagcaAACATTGACCTGGATTCCCAGAGAAAGGGCAAGTGTGCTGTGATCAAGACCTCTACACGCCAG ACATATTTCCTGCCTGTTATTGGGTTGGTTGATGCTGAGAAGTTGAAGCCTGGAGACCTAGTG GGAGTGAACAAAGACTCTTACTTGATCCTGGAGACTCTACCTACTGAATACGATTCACGGGTGAAAGCCATGGAGGTGGATGAGAGACCCACAGAGCAGTACAGTGACATTGGGGGGCTGGATAAACAAATCCAAGAG cTCGTGGAGGCCATTGTCCTGCCAATGAATCATAAGGAGAAATTTGAAAACTTGGGTATACAGCCGCCCAAAGGAGTCCTTATGTACGGGCCTCCAGGAACAGGGAAGACACTTTTAGCTCGAGCATGTGCTGCCCAAACCAAG GCTACATTCCTGAAGCTTGCGGGTCCACAACTTGTGCAGATGTTCATTGGCGATGGAGCTAAGCTGGTACGCGATGCTTTTGCTCTAGCTAAGGAAAAGGCTCCTTCCATCATCTTTATTGACGAACTGGATGCCATTGGCACTAAAAG gtTTGATAGTGAGAAGGCTGGTGATCGGGAGGTGCAGAGGACCATGCTGGAGCTGCTTAATCAACTTGATGGTTTCCAGCCCAACACACAAGTCAAG GTGATTGCTGCAACCAACCGGGTTGATATCTTGGACCCAGCTTTGCTCCGCTCTGGACGATTAGATCGCAAAATTGAGTTCCCGATGCCTAATGAGGAGGCCAGAGCCAGAATTATGCAGATCCATTCACGCAAAATGAATGTCAG CCCTGATGTGAACTATGAGGAACTGGCTCGCTGCACAGATGATTTCAATGGAGCCCAGTGCAAGGCTGTGTGTGTTGAAGCG GGGATGATTGCCCTCCGCCGTGGAGCTACAGAGCTTACCCATGAGGACTACATGGAAGGAATCCTGGAGgttcaagcaaagaaaaaagccaatCTGCAGTACTATGCCTGA
- the PSMC3 gene encoding 26S proteasome regulatory subunit 6A isoform X1, which produces MASVWDESEIMKSEVLRVTHELQAMKDKIKENSEKIKVNKTLPYLVSNVIELLDVDPNDQEEDGANIDLDSQRKGKCAVIKTSTRQTYFLPVIGLVDAEKLKPGDLVGVNKDSYLILETLPTEYDSRVKAMEVDERPTEQYSDIGGLDKQIQELVEAIVLPMNHKEKFENLGIQPPKGVLMYGPPGTGKTLLARACAAQTKATFLKLAGPQLVQMFIGDGAKLVRDAFALAKEKAPSIIFIDELDAIGTKRFDSEKAGDREVQRTMLELLNQLDGFQPNTQVKVIAATNRVDILDPALLRSGRLDRKIEFPMPNEEARARIMQIHSRKMNVSPDVNYEELARCTDDFNGAQCKAVCVEAGMIALRRGATELTHEDYMEGILEVQAKKKANLQYYA; this is translated from the exons ATGGCGTCGGTGTGGGATGAGTCCGag ATCATGAAGAGTGAAGTACTGAGAGTGACCCATGAGCTTCAGGCCATGAAAGATAAGATCAAAGAGAACAGTGAGAAGATCAAAGTGAACAAAACCCTGCCGTACCTTGTCTCTAACGTTATTGAG CTGCTGGATGTTGACCCCAATGaccaggaggaggatggagcaAACATTGACCTGGATTCCCAGAGAAAGGGCAAGTGTGCTGTGATCAAGACCTCTACACGCCAG ACATATTTCCTGCCTGTTATTGGGTTGGTTGATGCTGAGAAGTTGAAGCCTGGAGACCTAGTG GGAGTGAACAAAGACTCTTACTTGATCCTGGAGACTCTACCTACTGAATACGATTCACGGGTGAAAGCCATGGAGGTGGATGAGAGACCCACAGAGCAGTACAGTGACATTGGGGGGCTGGATAAACAAATCCAAGAG cTCGTGGAGGCCATTGTCCTGCCAATGAATCATAAGGAGAAATTTGAAAACTTGGGTATACAGCCGCCCAAAGGAGTCCTTATGTACGGGCCTCCAGGAACAGGGAAGACACTTTTAGCTCGAGCATGTGCTGCCCAAACCAAG GCTACATTCCTGAAGCTTGCGGGTCCACAACTTGTGCAGATGTTCATTGGCGATGGAGCTAAGCTGGTACGCGATGCTTTTGCTCTAGCTAAGGAAAAGGCTCCTTCCATCATCTTTATTGACGAACTGGATGCCATTGGCACTAAAAG gtTTGATAGTGAGAAGGCTGGTGATCGGGAGGTGCAGAGGACCATGCTGGAGCTGCTTAATCAACTTGATGGTTTCCAGCCCAACACACAAGTCAAG GTGATTGCTGCAACCAACCGGGTTGATATCTTGGACCCAGCTTTGCTCCGCTCTGGACGATTAGATCGCAAAATTGAGTTCCCGATGCCTAATGAGGAGGCCAGAGCCAGAATTATGCAGATCCATTCACGCAAAATGAATGTCAG CCCTGATGTGAACTATGAGGAACTGGCTCGCTGCACAGATGATTTCAATGGAGCCCAGTGCAAGGCTGTGTGTGTTGAAGCG GGGATGATTGCCCTCCGCCGTGGAGCTACAGAGCTTACCCATGAGGACTACATGGAAGGAATCCTGGAGgttcaagcaaagaaaaaagccaatCTGCAGTACTATGCCTGA
- the LOC140652688 gene encoding transmembrane protein 178B-like, whose amino-acid sequence MAAAAQALSGTGLLLAAAALALLAVAIGTDSWYETDARRHRERCRGFGHKRSDPPGSMSAPSSHLPLRARPPRALLPGRPPAPAPAAAAAALDSHCGRRFNSTVSGLWRRCHRAGYEPDSEELIRKGVIQRCTAVKYHYTSSSLPRNLPINITNTIRQDEWHALHLRRMTAGFIGMAVSIILFGWIIGVLGCCKQQELMQYVAGLLFLMGGTCCIISLCTCVAGINFELSRYPRYVYGLPEDISHGYGWSMFCAWGGLGLTLLAGFLCTLAPSLNTSRASVQKPRQENGAV is encoded by the exons ATGGCGGCCGCGGCTCAGGCGCTGAGCGGCACCGGGCTGCTcctggccgccgccgccctcgcCCTCCTGGCCGTGGCTATCGGCACCGACTCCTGGTACGAGACGGACGCGCGGCGGCACCGTGAGCGCTGCCGCGGCTTCGGCCACAAGCGCAGCGACCCGCCCGGTTCCATGTCAGCGCCCAGCTCGCACCTgccgctccgcgcccggcccccgcgggcCCTGCTGCCcgggcggcccccggcccccgccccggccgccgccgccgccgctctgGACTCGCACTGCGGCCGCCGCTTCAACTCCACCGTCTCGGGGCTCTGGAGGCGCTGCCACCGCGCGGGATACGAGCCAGACAGCGAGGAGCTCATCCGGAAAG GAGTTATTCAGCGCTGCACTGCTGTGAAGTACCACTACAcctccagctctctgcctcGCAACTTACCCATCAACATCACGAACACCATCCGGCAGGATGAGTGGCATGCACTCC atCTGCGGAGGATGACAGCTGGCTTCATTGGCATGGCAGTCTCCATCATCCTGTTTGGGTGGATCATTggtgtgctgggctgctgcaaacagcaggAGCTCATGCAGTATGTGGCTGGGTTGCTCTTCCTAATGGGAG gTACATGCTGTATCATCTCACTCTGCACATGCGTAGCTGGGATCAATTTTGAGTTATCTCGCTATCCTCGCTACGTCTATGGGCTGCCAGAGGACATCAGTCATGGCTATGGCTGGTCCATGTTCTGTGCCTGGGGAGGCCTGGGCCTCACCCTGCTGGCTGGGTTCCTCTGCACATTGGCCCCATCACTCAACACTTCTCGGGCGTCCGTACAAAAACCCAGACAAGAAAATGGGGCTGTGTGA